In the genome of Hyalangium ruber, the window CACGCGAGCAGCTCTCCGGGCGGCGTGCGCAAGAGCGGGTGGCGCAGCCCGGAGCGATCGTCCGCGGAGAGCGGCTTGCGCGGCAGGTGCGAGGCGGGCGTCTCCTTGCCCTCGAGCGCGTCGCCGATCTCCCGCATCAGCGTGGCGCGCGCCACGTCTCCCCGCTCCTCGAAGTAGTTGGCGATCTGGTAGTAGAGCCGCGAGTCGAGGGGGTGCTCGCGCACCTGCTGGAAGACCGCGGGCTCGGCGCCGGCCTGCTCCGGAGGCGGAACCCGGGCGGAGGTGGTGTCCCCGCGCCCTCGGGCGAGCCGGCGTACGGGCTCCATCCGCCCAGGAGGCGCCTCCCAGGAGATGAAGGCCGTGTTCTGCACCGGCGTGTTGCCGTACGCGGGCTGCTGCTGCCCCTCGGGCTCGCGGGGAGAGACCTGCTCGAAGGGCGACTCCGGAGCCGTCGGACGCTTGGCGACCGGCACCTGCACGGCGGCCCGCTTGGCGGTTCCTCCTCCTCCGGCTCCGGCGGGAGGCGCCGCCGGGCGAGCGCCCGAGGCGGTGGAGGTCGTCACCGCGCTCCGTGCCCCGGTCGCTTCCCGAGGCGGAGGCGGATTCGCCGCGGCCTTGATGCCAGGAGAGGTGTCCTCGTAGCGAACAGGAGGAACAGGAGCCTTCGGCGCGGGCGCGGGCGCGGGGGGCGGGGCGGGAGCGTCGCCCTTTCGCCGCACGTTCCAGATCGACAGGGACGGACTGGTGTGGCCGGAATCGCTGAGGAGATCATCGAGCTCGCGGGAAGCATCCAGCGACGGCTCGGGGAGGCTCGGCTTCTTGCGGGTGTCCTTGGCGGGGGCGGCCTTGGAAGGGGCGGGGGCGGGGGCGGCCGGCTCGCCGGGCGGAACGAAGCCCTCCGGGGCCTCGGTGGCCGTGGGCTCCTCTTCCCCGAAGGGCATCCGCCCTCCAGGGAAGTTCGCCATGGAGAACTCGATGGTCGGCCGGGCGGCGTCATCCGGCGGAACGGCCACGGGAGCGTGCGTGTCGGTGGCCGGCTCGTCGTCCGGCGGGGGGAAGGCCTGCCCCGAGGGCGTCAGCTCCACGTTCCCTGGCGGAGGAATGAGCACCTGGGTGCGCGGGGCGCTCGGCTCGCGCTGAGGCCTGGCGGTCCGAGGGGGCTCGGGGATGGGAGGCGCGCTCGGCTCGGCCAGCGCCCGCCGCAGGTTCTCGGCGCGCCGGGCGTACACCTCCGCGCGCGCGGGATCCTTGAGGACCTCTCGACAGAAGGTGGCGAGCCGGGCCCAGGTGCGCTGCCGCTCCTCCTCGTCTTCCGTCGCGGTGGCGGCGTGCTCGAGCGCCCACGCCGCCTCGCCAATCTGCCCGCGCGTGGTGAGGCGGTCGGCCAGCAGCAACCACGCCTCCTTGTGGCCGGGTTCGAAGCGCACCGCCTGCCGCAGCTCGGTCAGCGCGCCGTCCGCGTCACCGGCGGCCTCCAGCGTGGACACCAGCTCCAGCCGGGCCTTGCGCGCGGCGAGTCCGCGAGGCTCCCGGGCGAGTTGCTCCCGCAGGGACTGGCTGAGCGTGGCCTTGTCACCAATCACCCGCGCGAGCGCCAGCAGCCGCTCCCGTGCCTCGGGATCCGCCGGGTCCTCGGCGAGGACCTCCGTCCAGGCCCACTGGCCCAGCCGCGCGTCCTTCAGCAGCTCGTCGGCGGCGGACGCGAGCGCCCGGAGCGCCTCGAGCCTGTCGGGCGAGCGGCGGGGCGCCACGGCGATCGCACCGCGCAGGCGCAGGGCGATGGTGGGGCGCTCCACGTCGGAGACACAGCGCACCAACCCCGCGAGCACCAGGAGCAGGCCCGGGGTGAGTGCCTCCGCCGTCTCGAAGTCCGTCTTGGCCTGGGCGCGTTCTCCGGCCGAGAGCGAGAGCTCGGCGCGCGTGAGGTAGGCATCGGCCCGGGCCCTGGGAGTGCGTGCGCCCTGCACAGCCTCGTCGAGCGCCCGCCGCACCAGGGAGGGGTTCCCCCGCAGGGACAACAGGCGCACCTGCTCCTTCAGCGCGGCGCGGTCGCCCGTCAGCGCGACGATCTCTCCATACATGCGCGCGGCGCCCGCGGGATCATTCAGCTCGTCCTCCATCACCTCCGCGAGCTGGGTGAGCACCTCCGCGCGAGCCGCCGGGCCCTTCGCCCGCTCGGCGCGCGCCAGATAGAACTGCGCCAGCTCGCGCCAGGCCTTGCGCGCGATGAGCTGAGCCTCCTGGCGCTGCAGGGCCGCGGGGTCATCCCGTTCCTCGGCGGGGGGAGCCACGGGCGCGGCGGGCTCGGCACGGGTCGCCGGGAGCTCCTCGTCTTCCGTGAAGGCGACGGGCGGCGCGCTGCGCTCGGCCTCGTCGGGAATCTCCAACAGCTCGGTGAGCGGCCCGGCCTCGGCGGCGTCCAGCTCGGAGTCCATCTCCACGTCCTCGGGCGCGGAGAAGTCCTCATCGTCATCGCGGGGAGGCGCCACGGCGCTCGCCTCGGGAGGCGCGTCGGCGGTGGTGCGCTCGTCCGAGGAATCCGCGCCGGCCAGCGACAGGCCCGGAGGGGCGCTCGCCTTCAATGCGGGCGGAGCGATGACCACGGGCGAGGCCACGGAGAGCGGCGCGGACTTCTCGGCGACGGGGCTGGGCGGGGGCGCGGGCGGCGCATCCAGGACCACGGCCGGGAGCTCCAGGCTCGTGGGCCGTGCATCCGGCGTGGCGAAGGGAAGCTCCACGCGCGTGGGCCGTGCCTCGGGCGCGACGAGCGGCGGCGGAGGAGGCGGCGGCGAGACCACGGGCACCTGGAGGCTCGTGGGCCGCGCCTCGGGTGGGATGATCGGCACCTCGACTCGGGTCGGGCGCGCCCCGAGCGGGATATAGGTGACCTCGTCCCCGAAGGGGTGAAGGTCCGGCACGGTGGCCACCCCCACCGCTGGGCCCTTGCGCGCGACCAGCGGTCCGGTGCGTTGCGGCTGCGCCGGAGCCACCTCGGCGGCGGGAGCGGGCTGCTCGGGAGGAAGCTCGAGGCGGGCGGGGATCAGCCCCAGCTCCTCCAGCACCTCCCGCGCCTGGGCGTCTCGGCCCAGCCGGGCCGCCGAGGACATGACCACCGAAGCGGCCGCGGTGAGCACGGCCTCCGAGGCGCCCGAGGCATGGAGCACCCGGAGCCCATCCAGCCGCACGCTGAAGGCGCCGACCGCGTCCTCCATCTGCTCCAGGTAGGTGGCGGCCTTGCTGTAGCTCTCGGCCGACCGCGCCAGGTTGCGAAGCTGCTCGGCCTGAACGCGGGCACGCCAGCGGGTGGCCCGGGCCGCGTGCCCGTACTCTCCGCGCTGGAACGCCTCCTGCGACTCGCGCTCCAGGGAGGAGACGAGCGCCTCCCACTTCCCGGAGCGCTCCAGCAGCGCATGGTAGACGCGGCGAGAGCTGTGGTCGTCGGGGAACGCCGCCAGCAGCGACTCCAGGGACTCGAGGGCCCGCGGCAGCTGATCCACCCGGCGCAGCACGCGCGCGAGCTGTCGGTGGACGTCCCGGCGCGCCTTGCCCTCCACCTTCTCCATCGCCGAGCCGAGAATCGTGATGGCGGCGGCCTCGGTGCCCGCCTTGAGGGAGACAGTGACGAGCGCCGCCGCGAGCCGCCGCGTCATCGGCAGCGAGCGACTGGCGCGCACCAGCTCGCCGAAGGCCTTGGGGGCCTGGCGCTCGCGCAGCAGGCGAGCGGCCACCTGGAGGTGCCGCTCCACCAGCCCGTTGGCGGCAAGCGTCTCCTGTCCGGCACCGGAGGGTCCGGGCTCGGTGTCGCTCTTGCCGTTTCTCACGCCACCCATCGCTGGGGCAGTCTACACACGATGGCTCCTCCGGTCGTCACTGTCCTCCTTCCTGCCCGAAACGCCGAGGCCACCGTGGCCCGGGCCGTGGAAAGCCTGCTCGAAGGCACCCTGAGCGACCTTCGGGTCCTTGCCGTGGACGATGGCTCCACGGATGGCACCCGGGGGGTGCTCCAGGGCCTGGCCGCGCGAGACGCCCGGGTGGAGGTGCTGGACGGCGGCGGCCAGGGGTTGGTGGCCGCGCTCCAGCTCGCGCTCCGCCACGCCACATCCCCCTACGTGGCCCGGATGGACGCGGACGACGAGGCCCTCCCGCGCCGGCTGGAGGCCAGCATCCAGGCCCTGGAGGCGGACTCCCACCTGGCGGGGGTGGGTACCCGCATCGAGCTCTTCCGGGAGGACCGGCCGGTGAGCCCCTCGCTCCAGGCCTACGCGGACTGGCTCAACCGCCTCACCACCGTCGAGGCGCTCGTGCGCGAGCGCTTCATCGAGAGCCCCCTGTGCCACCCCTCCGTGTGCCTGCGCCGCGAGGTGCTCCTGGCCACCGGCGGCTGGGAGCACGGCGACTTCCCCGAGGACTACGCCCTGTGGATGAAGCTCCTGCACGCGGGGTATGGGTTGAGGAACCTGCCGGAGGTGCTGCTGCGCTGGCGGGACAGCTCCGGGCGACTCACCCGCACGGACCCGCGCTACGACGTGAAGCGCTTCACCTGGGTGAAGGCCCGCTACCTGGCGTGTGGCCCCCTGGCGGGCGGCCGGCCCTGCACGGTGTGGGGCGCGGGCCCCAGCGGCCTGGCGCTCACCCGCTTCCTGCGCGAGGAGGGCGCCACGGTGGAGCGGCTCGTGGACGTCCACCCGCGCAAGGTGGGCACCCGCATCCATGACATTCCAGTGGTGTCCCCGGAGGTGCTGGGCCCTCCAGGCCAGGGGCTGCTGGTGGTCTGCGTGGGCGTGCGCTGGGCCCGGGAGGAGATCCGCGCGGACCTCACCGCCCGCGGCTGGGTGGAGGGCGTGGACTACCTGTGCGCGGCGTGACGGGGGAGATGGGGCCTTCGGGTACGGCGAGGTGTACCTGGGTGAAGAAGCGCCGGAGGTCCTCGGGCACGGGCGCTTCGATGCGCAGGGGCTGGCCGGTGCGCGGGTGCGCCAGCTCCAGGGCCTGCGCGTGCAACAGGCAGCGGGGCGCGGGGAGTCCTCCCACTTGAGGCAAGCCCCCATAGCGCGCATCGCCGAGGATGGGTGAGCCGAGCGCCGTAAGGTGCGCGCGAAGCTGGTGCGTGCGCCCCGTGTGCGGCAACAACTCCACGAGGCAGAAGTCCTCGCCCGCGTACAGGGTGCGAAAGTCGGTGAGCGCGGGCACGCCGTTGGCGGCGCGGCTCGCGCGCCAGCGCCCAGGCCGGGAGGGGTCCTTCGACAGGGGCAGATCCACCGTACCGGAAGGAGGAAGCCCCGGCGCCGTGGCCGCCACGTAGCGCTTGCGCGCATGGCCCTCGCGGAACTCCGCCGCCAGCGCCGTGGTGGCCGGGGGCGTCTTGCCGAAGACCGTGACGCCCGAGGTCTCCCGGTCCAGCCGATGCACGAGCCCCGCGGGCCCGCCGAGCCGCGCGCTCACCAGGTCCACCAGGCTGTCGCCCACCCGCCCTTCCGTGGGCTGCGCCGTGACTCCCGCCGGCTTGTCCACGGCGATGAGCGCCTCATCCTCGAAGAGGATGCTCAGCGGGGGAGGCGCGGGAGGAGCCTCCAGCGAGCTGCGGCCGCCTTCTTCCAGCACCACCGAGACCACCTGCCCCGCACCCAGGCGCACTCCCGCGTCCCGGCAGCGTCGGCCCGCGAGGTACACGGCGCCCGCGTCCACCAGCCGGCGCGCCTCCTCCACCGGAGTGCCCAGCTCCCGCGCCAGCGCCTCGGTGAGCGGGCGGCCCACGTGGTCGCCCTCGGCTCGGAACGTCCGGCGCTTCACGGGTGGGCCTCCGCCGGGAGGCCCCAGGTCTCGGCCCCAGGTGTCATGCGCTGACACTCTATGCCCGGCTTCCCCTTCCCTGTCGCTGGCTTCCTGTTAGCTTGCCGCGCTCCATGGACCGTCCCGTGTACTCCGTTCGCGCGAGGCTGGACGACTTCCTCGCCGAGCTGGCCACGCTCCACTACCGCCACGGCGCGGGCCTGTCGTCCGAGCTCCCTGTCGCCTCGCTCCACGCCTCCTTCCCCGAGCTGTCCGCTCCGGACACCTTCGCCGCCGCCACCGAGGCGCTGGAGAAGGCGCGCTCCAAGACGGACGACCCGCTCGCCGCCCGCCGCCTCCAGCTCCTACGCGAGCTCATCGCCGGGCAGGTGGAAGAGGGCCTCGCCGCCCGCGACGCCGAGGCCGTGGCGAAGCTGGAGGCCCAGGCCCGGCTGCCCGTGGACGACCAGACCCTCTCCTTCGGCGAGGCGCTCGCCCAGATTCCCCGAGAGACCCAGCGCGGCCGGCGCACCGTGCTGGAGCGCGCCGTGGGCAACTTCCTCTGGGGCGAGCGCGGCCGCTATGGCGCGCGGCGCGAGGCGGCCCTGCGCACCGCCGAGCGGCTGGGAGCCCGCGACTACCCCACCCTGCGCGAGGACGTCTCCGGCATTCCCGTGGGCAAGCTCCTCGAGGCGGCCCAGGAGACCCTGCGGCGCACCGAGGACGCGTACCGCGACGTGCTCGGCTACGTGCTGCGCAAGGTGGAGCCCACCCTGCGCTCCCTGCCCGGCGGAGAAGCGCGGCGGCATGACTTGCAGCACGCGCTCCAGGCCCCGTGGATGGACGGCTTCTTCCGCCGCGAGGACCTGATGCCCGCGGTGACGCGCTGGCTCAACGAGTGGAACCTGCCCCCGGCCGCCGGAGGGCGCATCCGCATCGACGACGAGGCGCGGACCGGCAAGGCGCGGCGCCCCTTCGTCGCCGCCGTGCGCGTGCCCAACGAGGTGCGCCTGGTCCTCCACCCCGAGGCGGGACTGAACGCGCTCGGAGACTTGCTCCACGAGTTCGGCCACGCCCAGCACCTGGCCCACGTGTCGGACACCGCGCCGCTGGAGCTGCGCCGCCTGGGAGATGCCTCGGTCACCGAGGCCTACGCCGCGCTCACCGAGCGGCTCCTGCTCTCACCCGAGTGGCTGCAGCGCTACCTGCGCCTGCCGAGCACCGCCGCGAAGGACACCGTGCGGCTGGCCGCCTTCCAGGCGTTGACGGTGATGCGCCGGCACTGCGCGAAGCTCTCCTACGAGCTGTCCCTCTTCACCCGAGGCCCCTCGGAGGAGCGCGCCGAGGAGTACGCGGCCGGGCAGCGCCACGCGCTCTTCGTCGAGCCGCACCCGGGCTTCTTCCTCTTCGACGTGGATCCGCAGCTCTACTCGGCGCGCTACCTTCGAGCGTGGGCGCTGGAGACGCGCCTCACCGCCCGGCTCATGGAGCGCTTCAACGAGGACTTCTGGCGCAACCCCTCCGCCAGCGCCTGGCTGAAGGGGCTGTTCTCCCGTGGAGGCACCGATGACGCCGAGGCGCTCTCCACGGAAGTCTCTGGCGCGGCGCTCTCCCTGCCCGAGGCGGGTGCGCGCCTCGTGGCGATACTCAACAGGTAGGAGCCGCGTGCCCCGAGGGGCTACTTCTTCTTGCGCAGCGCGCGGACGATCTTCTCCTTCGCCGCGTTGGTGGCGCCCTCGCTGGCGCGGGGCGCGGCCGCCTTGGGCTTGCTGGCCGTCTTCGTCTGCCCGGTGCGCTGGCGCATGGCCTTCATCAGCTGCATCTCGATGACGAGCAGCTCATCGGCCAGCTCCTCGTTGCCCCCCGCGGCACGGGGAAGCGGAGCGCGCGTGCTCGGAGCGCCAGCGCCGTGACGCATCCGCAGCACCTTCTCCTCTTCGGACGTCAGAGTGCGCGCCTTCTCCAGCGCCGTCTTGACCTCTTTCGTCGTCACCGTGCTACTACCAGCCTTGCGCTCCATCTCCGCTCCCCTGAGTGTCGGCATCTGAACACATGAGCATGTCCGATGCGTCTGGGCCGCAACCAGTGGGGATTGTAGAGGACGCAAGAGGTCGGTCAAATTTTCTTCCAACATCCTGATCCGCATCTGTAGCGAGCGAACAGCCGAGCTACAGGTGCAGACCCAGCCCCAGGAAGGCCGAAAGCATCTCCTGGCGCTCCCCCGAAAGGGGGTCCCCCTGGGCCGAGAAGTTCTGGTAGCGGGCCTCGGAGGTGAAGAAGAAACCCCCGCCCAACTCTACCCCCAGTCCGCCGCTGAGTTCCGCCCCCACGAGCAGGCCGGGATGGGTGGCCAGGCCGGAGACCGCCCGCACATGGGGTACGAGTAAGCTGGCCCCCAGGCCCAGGAAGGGGCGGAAGGGCGCGTCCCGGAGCGGGGTGAAGCGCACCGTCATCGGCGTGGCCGTGGTGAGCACCTGGCTGGTGGTGATGTTGCCCCCCACCTCCACGAGCGCATCCGCCCGGCGGTAGGACCAGCCCAGCGCGGCGCTGTAGCCCGCGACGTGGCCCTCGGTGGCGCGGGTGAGCAGGAAGGCCCCCGCCGGCGCCACGGTCACGCCCAGGCTCTGGGAGCTCGCCCACGCGGGAGACGTCATCAACCAGGGCAGCAGGAGCAGGAGCGAAGCGAGGCGGCGCATCCCCGCGCACGGAGCAAGCCCAGGGCCAGGGAAGAAGGCCCGGATTCCAGGCACTTGCGCGCTGGGACGTACACCTGGCTGCACAGCGCTCGGACACCGCCGTCAGAGCAGGCAGCCAGGCAACGCATCAGGTAGGGGGACTCACGAGGTGTACCCTTCCCTACACCGCACTGTCCGTCCTACTCGTCCTCGGGCTCGGGCTGCTCGGAGGGAACGCCCGCATCGGTGGACTTGGAGCGGGGGATGCCGAAGCGGTCGAGGGCGTCGGCGATGCCCTCGGGCTTGTCGGCGTCGGGCAGGAAGTTCTCGGGTGGCTTGAGCTGGGGGTCCTGGCCAATCTCGGTGAGGGCGGACTCCATGGACATGCGCAGCTCGGCGGCCTCGGGCGTCTTCTCCGCGGGCACCACCAGCCGGCCGTCCAGGCGCGTCTTGAGGACGACGGAGGTCTCCGCGTCCACCAGCACCTGGCCCTCCAGGCTCTGGGGCACCCGGTGCTCGAAGAAGGCCAGGCGGCGGCGGGTGGTCTCGTCCTGGTTGCCCTTGGGCTGCAGCAGCGCGGGCAGGGGGCGGGGGGTGCCGACCTCCGCCTTCGGGCCGAGCTTCACCTCGTACTTCCACGCGGTGCGGCCCTCGTAGGTCTCCGTGCCCTGGGGCACCAGCTGCATGCGCCCCTGGAAGAGGGCGTCCACGTCACGCAGGGCGCCGGTGAGCTCCGAGCGGGTGCGCTCGCCCATGCCGCGGTCACGGAGGCGCTGGCGGAAGGGGCCGAAGCGGTTGCGGGCGTACACCTTGCCCTCCACGCGCAGCACCTCGAGGCCCTGCTCTCGCGTGTTCTCCAAGATGCCGTGGAAGTCGCCGCTCACGCCGCCCGGGCCGGCGCGGAAGGTGCGCGTCTCGGTGAGCTTCACCGGCGGGGCGTCCTTGTTGGTCCACTCGTAGTTGACGGTGGCCTTGTAGGTATGGGGCCCCAGGCGCTCGGTCACCTCGGAGGCGTCCATGCCCAGGATGCGGCGGGCGACTTGCGGGTTGTCGGCCACGTCCTCGGGCGGCAGCTTCTCGGCGGCCGAGGCCACCACCTTGGGTGGGTCCTCGGGCGAGAAGATGCGGACCTTGGCCGCCTTGTCGACCGGATCGGTACAGGCCGCGGCGGTGAGCGCCAGGGCGGCGATGAGTGTGGACCTCTTGAAACG includes:
- a CDS encoding tetratricopeptide repeat protein → MGGVRNGKSDTEPGPSGAGQETLAANGLVERHLQVAARLLRERQAPKAFGELVRASRSLPMTRRLAAALVTVSLKAGTEAAAITILGSAMEKVEGKARRDVHRQLARVLRRVDQLPRALESLESLLAAFPDDHSSRRVYHALLERSGKWEALVSSLERESQEAFQRGEYGHAARATRWRARVQAEQLRNLARSAESYSKAATYLEQMEDAVGAFSVRLDGLRVLHASGASEAVLTAAASVVMSSAARLGRDAQAREVLEELGLIPARLELPPEQPAPAAEVAPAQPQRTGPLVARKGPAVGVATVPDLHPFGDEVTYIPLGARPTRVEVPIIPPEARPTSLQVPVVSPPPPPPPLVAPEARPTRVELPFATPDARPTSLELPAVVLDAPPAPPPSPVAEKSAPLSVASPVVIAPPALKASAPPGLSLAGADSSDERTTADAPPEASAVAPPRDDDEDFSAPEDVEMDSELDAAEAGPLTELLEIPDEAERSAPPVAFTEDEELPATRAEPAAPVAPPAEERDDPAALQRQEAQLIARKAWRELAQFYLARAERAKGPAARAEVLTQLAEVMEDELNDPAGAARMYGEIVALTGDRAALKEQVRLLSLRGNPSLVRRALDEAVQGARTPRARADAYLTRAELSLSAGERAQAKTDFETAEALTPGLLLVLAGLVRCVSDVERPTIALRLRGAIAVAPRRSPDRLEALRALASAADELLKDARLGQWAWTEVLAEDPADPEARERLLALARVIGDKATLSQSLREQLAREPRGLAARKARLELVSTLEAAGDADGALTELRQAVRFEPGHKEAWLLLADRLTTRGQIGEAAWALEHAATATEDEEERQRTWARLATFCREVLKDPARAEVYARRAENLRRALAEPSAPPIPEPPRTARPQREPSAPRTQVLIPPPGNVELTPSGQAFPPPDDEPATDTHAPVAVPPDDAARPTIEFSMANFPGGRMPFGEEEPTATEAPEGFVPPGEPAAPAPAPSKAAPAKDTRKKPSLPEPSLDASRELDDLLSDSGHTSPSLSIWNVRRKGDAPAPPPAPAPAPKAPVPPVRYEDTSPGIKAAANPPPPREATGARSAVTTSTASGARPAAPPAGAGGGGTAKRAAVQVPVAKRPTAPESPFEQVSPREPEGQQQPAYGNTPVQNTAFISWEAPPGRMEPVRRLARGRGDTTSARVPPPEQAGAEPAVFQQVREHPLDSRLYYQIANYFEERGDVARATLMREIGDALEGKETPASHLPRKPLSADDRSGLRHPLLRTPPGELLACVGMALCRLFPAYGRAAGSKEAFRPDLGVGAPATLDALETTQRLLGIQAPQVVLAEDNGPPFSLVHTETPRVLVGKGAVKQVLPAPELRFYAGRALICLGPDLLALRSLKKDQVLRGLAMISGVLKAGPASSPEALVVYETLQPKQIERAASLFDAATRQFDVSALSDAARDSANRAGLIACGAVGPALAALRLKRALEREIIELVRFAASERYFQLFAAR
- a CDS encoding glycosyltransferase family 2 protein, with product MAPPVVTVLLPARNAEATVARAVESLLEGTLSDLRVLAVDDGSTDGTRGVLQGLAARDARVEVLDGGGQGLVAALQLALRHATSPYVARMDADDEALPRRLEASIQALEADSHLAGVGTRIELFREDRPVSPSLQAYADWLNRLTTVEALVRERFIESPLCHPSVCLRREVLLATGGWEHGDFPEDYALWMKLLHAGYGLRNLPEVLLRWRDSSGRLTRTDPRYDVKRFTWVKARYLACGPLAGGRPCTVWGAGPSGLALTRFLREEGATVERLVDVHPRKVGTRIHDIPVVSPEVLGPPGQGLLVVCVGVRWAREEIRADLTARGWVEGVDYLCAA
- a CDS encoding RluA family pseudouridine synthase translates to MKRRTFRAEGDHVGRPLTEALARELGTPVEEARRLVDAGAVYLAGRRCRDAGVRLGAGQVVSVVLEEGGRSSLEAPPAPPPLSILFEDEALIAVDKPAGVTAQPTEGRVGDSLVDLVSARLGGPAGLVHRLDRETSGVTVFGKTPPATTALAAEFREGHARKRYVAATAPGLPPSGTVDLPLSKDPSRPGRWRASRAANGVPALTDFRTLYAGEDFCLVELLPHTGRTHQLRAHLTALGSPILGDARYGGLPQVGGLPAPRCLLHAQALELAHPRTGQPLRIEAPVPEDLRRFFTQVHLAVPEGPISPVTPRTGSPRPPPSRGR
- a CDS encoding peptidase M3 yields the protein MDRPVYSVRARLDDFLAELATLHYRHGAGLSSELPVASLHASFPELSAPDTFAAATEALEKARSKTDDPLAARRLQLLRELIAGQVEEGLAARDAEAVAKLEAQARLPVDDQTLSFGEALAQIPRETQRGRRTVLERAVGNFLWGERGRYGARREAALRTAERLGARDYPTLREDVSGIPVGKLLEAAQETLRRTEDAYRDVLGYVLRKVEPTLRSLPGGEARRHDLQHALQAPWMDGFFRREDLMPAVTRWLNEWNLPPAAGGRIRIDDEARTGKARRPFVAAVRVPNEVRLVLHPEAGLNALGDLLHEFGHAQHLAHVSDTAPLELRRLGDASVTEAYAALTERLLLSPEWLQRYLRLPSTAAKDTVRLAAFQALTVMRRHCAKLSYELSLFTRGPSEERAEEYAAGQRHALFVEPHPGFFLFDVDPQLYSARYLRAWALETRLTARLMERFNEDFWRNPSASAWLKGLFSRGGTDDAEALSTEVSGAALSLPEAGARLVAILNR